A DNA window from Mesorhizobium sp. C432A contains the following coding sequences:
- the fusA gene encoding elongation factor G — translation MAREYKIEDYRNFGIMAHIDAGKTTTTERVLYYTGKSHKIGEVHDGAATMDWMEQEQERGITITSAATTTFWKGRSGKMYRFNIIDTPGHVDFTIEVERSLRVLDGAIALLDANAGVEPQTETVWRQADKYKVPRMIFCNKMDKIGADFYRSVEMIGSRLGAHAVVMQLPIGAETEFKGVVDLVEMNALVWRDETLGAAWDVVEIPTDLQARAEEYREKMIEAAVEMDETALENYLEGKMPSNDEIRALIRKGTIAVKFYPMFCGSAFKNKGVQPLLDAVVEYLPSPADVPAIKGVDAKTDAEIERHADDNEPLSMLAFKIMNDPFVGSLTFARIYSGKLTKGISVDNTVKGKKERIGRMLQMHANSRADVEEAFAGDIVALAGLKDTTTGDTLSDPLHPVILERMEFPDPVIQIAIEPKTKNDQEKMGLALHRLAAEDPSFRVKTDEESGQTIISGMGELHLDIIVDRMRREFKVEANVGAPQVAYRETITRRHEQDYTHKKQTGGTGQFARVKIVFEPNPESSEFEFETKIVGGAVPKEYIPGVEKGINSVMSSGPFAGFPMIGVKATLIDGAYHDVDSSVLAFEIAGRACFREAAPKLGVQLLEPIMKVEVVTPEDYVGSVIGDLNGRRGQIQGQEARGVAVVINAMVPLANMFKYVDNLRSMSQGRAAYTMQFDHYEPVPTAVAQEVQKKYA, via the coding sequence ATGGCCCGCGAATACAAAATCGAAGACTACCGCAATTTCGGTATCATGGCGCATATTGACGCCGGCAAGACGACGACCACCGAGCGCGTCCTCTATTACACGGGCAAGTCGCACAAGATCGGCGAAGTCCACGACGGCGCTGCCACCATGGATTGGATGGAGCAGGAGCAGGAGCGCGGCATCACCATCACGTCCGCCGCCACCACGACCTTCTGGAAGGGTCGCAGCGGCAAGATGTACCGCTTCAACATCATCGACACTCCCGGACACGTCGACTTCACCATCGAAGTCGAGCGTTCGCTGCGCGTGCTCGACGGCGCCATTGCGCTGCTCGATGCCAATGCCGGTGTCGAGCCGCAGACCGAGACTGTCTGGCGCCAGGCCGACAAGTACAAAGTTCCGCGCATGATCTTCTGCAACAAGATGGACAAGATCGGCGCCGACTTCTACCGCTCGGTCGAGATGATCGGCTCGCGTCTTGGTGCGCATGCCGTCGTCATGCAGCTGCCGATCGGCGCTGAGACTGAATTCAAGGGCGTTGTCGATCTCGTCGAGATGAACGCGCTGGTCTGGCGCGACGAGACGCTGGGCGCAGCCTGGGACGTCGTCGAGATCCCGACCGATCTCCAGGCCCGTGCCGAAGAATACCGCGAGAAGATGATCGAAGCCGCTGTCGAAATGGACGAGACGGCACTCGAGAATTACCTCGAAGGCAAGATGCCGTCGAATGACGAGATCCGCGCGCTGATCCGCAAGGGCACCATCGCCGTCAAGTTCTACCCGATGTTCTGTGGCTCGGCCTTCAAGAACAAGGGCGTGCAGCCGCTGCTCGACGCCGTCGTCGAATACCTGCCGTCGCCGGCCGATGTTCCCGCCATCAAGGGCGTCGACGCCAAGACCGACGCCGAGATCGAGCGTCATGCCGACGACAACGAGCCGCTGTCGATGCTGGCCTTCAAGATCATGAACGACCCGTTCGTCGGTTCGCTGACCTTTGCCCGCATCTATTCGGGCAAGCTGACCAAGGGCATCTCGGTCGATAACACCGTCAAGGGCAAGAAAGAGCGCATCGGCCGCATGCTGCAGATGCATGCGAATTCGCGCGCCGACGTCGAAGAAGCCTTTGCCGGCGACATCGTTGCTCTGGCTGGCCTCAAGGACACGACCACCGGCGACACGCTCAGCGATCCGCTGCACCCGGTCATCCTCGAGCGCATGGAATTCCCCGATCCGGTCATCCAGATCGCCATCGAGCCGAAGACCAAGAACGACCAGGAAAAGATGGGCCTCGCCCTTCACCGCCTGGCTGCCGAGGATCCGTCCTTCCGTGTCAAGACGGACGAGGAAAGCGGCCAGACCATCATTTCGGGCATGGGCGAACTTCACCTCGACATCATCGTCGACCGCATGCGTCGCGAGTTCAAGGTCGAGGCCAATGTCGGCGCGCCGCAGGTGGCTTACCGCGAGACCATCACCCGCAGGCACGAGCAGGACTACACCCACAAGAAGCAGACCGGCGGTACCGGTCAGTTCGCCCGCGTCAAGATCGTGTTCGAACCGAACCCGGAAAGCTCGGAGTTCGAGTTCGAGACCAAGATCGTCGGCGGTGCGGTTCCCAAGGAATACATCCCGGGTGTCGAAAAGGGCATCAACAGCGTCATGTCGTCGGGTCCGTTCGCGGGCTTCCCGATGATCGGCGTCAAGGCGACGCTTATCGACGGCGCTTACCACGATGTGGACTCCAGCGTTCTGGCCTTCGAAATCGCCGGCCGCGCCTGCTTCCGTGAAGCCGCACCCAAGCTTGGCGTGCAGCTGCTCGAGCCGATCATGAAGGTCGAAGTCGTGACCCCGGAAGACTATGTCGGCAGCGTCATCGGCGACCTGAACGGCCGTCGCGGCCAGATCCAGGGCCAGGAAGCGCGTGGCGTGGCTGTCGTCATCAACGCGATGGTGCCGCTGGCCAACATGTTCAAGTACGTCGACAACCTGCGCTCGATGAGCCAGGGCCGCGCGGCCTACACGATGCAGTTCGATCACTATGAGCCTGTGCCGACCGCGGTCGCCCAGGAAGTCCAGAAGAAATACGCGTAA
- the rpsG gene encoding 30S ribosomal protein S7: MSRRHSAEKREINPDPKFGDLIVTKFMNAVMYDGKKSVAETIVYGALDQVQSKTKQEPVTVFHQALDNVAPHVEVRSRRVGGATYQVPVDVRPERRQALAIRWLIAAARNRNETTMVDRLSGELMDAANNRGTAVKKREDTHKMAEANRAFAHYRW, translated from the coding sequence ATGTCGCGTCGTCACAGTGCAGAAAAGCGTGAGATCAATCCGGACCCGAAGTTCGGCGATCTGATCGTCACCAAGTTCATGAACGCCGTCATGTATGACGGCAAGAAGTCGGTTGCCGAGACCATCGTCTACGGTGCGCTCGACCAGGTTCAGTCGAAGACCAAGCAGGAGCCGGTCACCGTCTTCCATCAGGCGCTCGACAATGTCGCGCCGCATGTGGAAGTCCGGTCGCGCCGCGTCGGCGGCGCTACCTACCAGGTTCCGGTCGATGTGCGCCCCGAGCGCCGCCAGGCCCTGGCGATCCGCTGGCTGATCGCCGCGGCCCGCAACCGCAACGAGACCACCATGGTCGACCGCCTCTCCGGCGAGCTGATGGACGCAGCCAACAACCGCGGCACCGCCGTGAAGAAGCGTGAAGACACCCACAAGATGGCTGAAGCCAACCGCGCTTTCGCACACTACCGCTGGTAA
- the rpsL gene encoding 30S ribosomal protein S12, whose protein sequence is MPTVNQLIRKPRIAPVKRNKVPAMQQNPQKRGVCTRVYTTTPKKPNSALRKVAKIRLTNGFEVIGYIPGEGHNLQEHSVVMIRGGRVKDLPGVRYHIIRGVLDTQGVKNRKQRRSKYGAKRPK, encoded by the coding sequence ATGCCTACCGTCAACCAGCTGATCCGCAAGCCGCGCATTGCGCCGGTGAAGCGCAACAAGGTCCCGGCCATGCAGCAGAACCCGCAGAAGCGGGGCGTCTGCACGCGCGTCTATACAACGACGCCGAAGAAGCCGAACTCGGCACTGCGCAAGGTGGCCAAGATCCGCCTGACCAACGGCTTTGAAGTGATCGGCTACATCCCCGGCGAAGGCCACAACCTTCAGGAACACTCCGTGGTCATGATCCGCGGCGGCCGCGTAAAGGATCTTCCGGGCGTGCGCTACCACATCATCCGCGGCGTGCTCGACACGCAGGGCGTGAAGAACCGCAAGCAGCGCCGTTCGAAGTACGGCGCCAAGCGTCCGAAGTAA
- a CDS encoding Gfo/Idh/MocA family oxidoreductase, with amino-acid sequence MPSNNGPIKLGIVGVGKIVRDQHLPAVAKDADYRLIAAASRHGKVDGIPNLPTIEAMIDAVPDLEAVSLCMPPQFRYDAARTALMAKKHVFLEKPPGATVSEVEDLKRLAAANGVSLFASWHSRYAPAVEAARAFLASARVNSAAIVWKEDVRRWHPNQDWIWAAGGFGVFDPGINALSIATHILPAMFITSAVLDFPENRASPVAAHVTFRTSDGLPVTMELDWLQTGPQSWDILADTDKGKMVLSGGGTRLAIDGKVVHDEPEAEYPQLYRRFAEIVRAGVSDVDLAPLQHVADAFMLGKRNVVEAFFD; translated from the coding sequence ATGCCCTCGAACAATGGTCCCATCAAGCTCGGCATCGTCGGCGTCGGCAAGATCGTGCGCGACCAGCATCTGCCGGCAGTGGCCAAGGATGCGGACTACCGCCTAATCGCCGCCGCCAGCCGGCACGGCAAGGTGGACGGCATCCCGAATTTACCGACCATCGAGGCGATGATCGACGCGGTGCCCGACCTCGAGGCCGTCTCGCTGTGCATGCCGCCGCAGTTCCGCTACGACGCGGCACGCACGGCGCTGATGGCGAAGAAGCACGTTTTCCTGGAGAAGCCGCCGGGCGCCACCGTCAGCGAGGTCGAGGACCTGAAGCGGCTGGCGGCAGCCAACGGCGTCTCACTGTTCGCCAGCTGGCATTCGCGCTACGCGCCGGCAGTGGAGGCCGCGCGCGCCTTCCTGGCGTCGGCCAGGGTCAACTCGGCTGCTATCGTCTGGAAGGAAGACGTCCGCCGCTGGCACCCAAACCAGGACTGGATCTGGGCGGCCGGCGGTTTCGGCGTCTTCGATCCCGGCATCAACGCACTGTCGATCGCAACCCACATCCTGCCGGCGATGTTCATCACCTCGGCCGTCCTCGACTTTCCGGAAAACCGCGCCTCGCCGGTGGCGGCCCACGTGACCTTCCGCACCTCCGACGGATTGCCGGTGACCATGGAGCTCGACTGGCTGCAGACTGGACCACAGAGCTGGGACATCCTGGCCGACACCGACAAGGGCAAGATGGTGTTGTCGGGCGGCGGCACCAGGCTCGCCATCGACGGAAAGGTGGTTCACGACGAGCCGGAAGCCGAATATCCCCAGCTTTACCGGCGCTTCGCTGAAATCGTACGCGCCGGCGTCTCCGATGTCGATTTGGCACCCCTGCAGCACGTGGCCGACGCCTTCATGCTCGGCAAGCGCAATGTGGTGGAAGCGTTCTTCGATTGA
- a CDS encoding O-methyltransferase produces the protein MSKKVWTDVDDYIVSSLFEADPILEAVLAANRDQGLPAIDVSPAQGKLLSLLVRISGARKVLEIGTLGGYSTIWMARGLPVGGKIVTLELEPHHAKVAHSNLERAGVPDKVELRIGPALQSLETLAAENAGPFDLIFIDADKPNNPNYLSWAMRLSRPGTVIICDNVIRDGTVLNDDGRDAYVEGARGAFSFIGGDKRLDGTAIQTVGAKGYDGFAIAIVE, from the coding sequence ATGAGCAAGAAGGTTTGGACTGACGTCGACGACTACATCGTTTCCTCTCTCTTCGAGGCAGATCCCATCCTCGAAGCGGTGCTTGCGGCCAACCGCGACCAGGGCCTGCCGGCCATCGACGTATCGCCGGCGCAGGGCAAGCTGCTGTCGCTGCTGGTCCGCATCAGCGGCGCCAGGAAGGTGCTGGAGATCGGCACGCTTGGCGGCTACTCGACCATCTGGATGGCAAGGGGATTGCCCGTCGGCGGCAAGATCGTGACGCTCGAACTCGAGCCGCATCATGCAAAAGTCGCGCACTCGAATCTCGAGCGGGCAGGGGTGCCGGACAAGGTCGAGCTCAGGATCGGCCCCGCGCTTCAGTCGCTTGAGACGCTGGCTGCCGAAAATGCCGGTCCGTTCGATCTGATCTTCATCGACGCGGACAAGCCGAACAACCCGAATTATCTGTCATGGGCCATGCGCCTGTCGCGGCCGGGGACGGTCATCATCTGCGACAACGTCATCCGCGACGGCACCGTGCTCAACGACGATGGCCGTGACGCGTATGTCGAAGGCGCACGCGGTGCGTTTTCCTTCATCGGCGGCGACAAGCGCCTGGACGGCACCGCCATCCAGACCGTCGGCGCCAAAGGCTATGACGGGTTTGCGATTGCGATCGTCGAGTAA